In a single window of the Scyliorhinus canicula chromosome 1, sScyCan1.1, whole genome shotgun sequence genome:
- the sf3a3 gene encoding splicing factor 3A subunit 3, whose translation METILEQQRRYHEEKERLMDVMVKEMMVKKSTLRDQINSDHRGRAVLDRYMEVAGNLRDLYEDKDSMRKDELNAISGPNEFGEFYNRLKMIKEFHRKHPNEISIPMSVEFEDLMKTKDSPSEEAQNLVEFTDEEGYGRYLDLHDCYLKYINLKGSEKSDYITYLITFDQLFDIPKERKNTEYKRYLEMLLDYLQDYTDRVKPLLDQNELFGKIQIDFEKKWENGTFPGWPKETSSALTHAGAHLDLSAFSSWEELASLGLDRLKSALMALGLKCGGTLEERAQRLFSTKGKSLEALDPSLFAKSKSKGTKKDSERNKEIAFLEAQVYEYIEILGEQRQLTRENVQRKQARTGEEREEEDEEHVSESESEDEENEIIYNPKNLPLGWDGKPIPYWLYKLHGLNINYNCEICGNYTYRGPKAFQRHFAEWRHAHGMRCLGIPNTAHFANVTQIEDAVSLWAKLKHSKAAERWQPDTEEEYEDSSGNVVNKKTYEDLKRQGLL comes from the exons CTTCGAGACCAGATCAACTCTGATCATCGTGGTAGAGCAGTGCTTGAT AGATATATGGAAGTGGCTGGAAATCTAAGAGACTTGTATGAAGATAAAGATAG TATGAGGAAGGATGAGTTAAATGCCATTTCGGGACCAAATGAATTTGGAGAATTCTATAACCGGCTGAAGATgatcaaagaattccacagaaagCACCCAAATGAG ATAAGTATTCCGATGTCGGTAGAGTTTGAGGATTTGATGAAGACCAAGGATAGTCCAAGTGAGGAGGCACAGA ATCTAGTGGAGTTCACAGATGAGGAAGGATATGGACGATATCTCGACCTTCACGACTGTTATCTCAAATACATTAACCTGAAAGGTTCAGAG AAATCTGATTATATTACCTACTTGATCACATTTGATCAACTTTTTGATATTCCGAAAGAGAGAAAAAATACAGAATATAAGCG GTATCTAGAAATGTTGTTGGATTATCTCCAAGATTATACAGATCGGGTGAAGCCTTTACTGGATCAGAATGAACTCTTTGGTAAAATACAAATTGACTTTGAGAAAAAATGGGAAAACGGCACCTTTCCTGGCTGGCCA AAAGAGACGAGCAGTGCGCTGACTCACGCTGGAGCTCATTTAGATCTGTCCGCTTTCTCATCCTGGGAA GAATTGGCTTCCTTGGGATTGGACAGACTGAAATCTGCTTTGATGGCTTTGGGTTTGAAATGTGGCGG GACCTTAGAAGAGAGAGCCCAGAGGTTATTCAGTACTAAAGGAAAATCTCTGGAGGCACTGGACCCTTCATTATTTGCAAAATCTAAATCCAAAGGCACTAAAAA GGATTCCGAACGCAACAAAGAAATTGCTTTTCTTGAAGCTCAGGTGTATGAATATATAGAAATTCTTGGG GAACAGAGACAGCTCACCAGAGAAAATGTACAACGCAAACAAGCTCGGACTGGGgaggaacgagaggaggaggatgaggagcatGTCAGCGAGAGTGAAAGTGAAGATGAGGAAAATGAAATCATCTACAATCCCAAGAACCTACCATTGGGTTGGGATGGCAAG CCTATCCCATACTGGTTGTACAAGCTGCACGGTTTGAACATCAACTACAACTGTGAAATCTGTGGAAATTATACTTACAGAGGACCCAAAGCATTTCAGCGCCACTTTGCT GAATGGCGTCATGCTCATGGCATGAGGTGTCTGGGAATCCCTAACACTGCACATTTTGCAAATGTCACTCAAATTGAggatgcagtatcct TGTGGGCGAAACTGAAGCATTCAAAggcagcagagagatggcagcCAGACACTGAG GAGGAATATGAAGATTCAAGTGGAAATGTAGTTAACAAGAAGACTTATGAAGATTTAAAGCGACAAGGACTGCTCTAA